In Coriobacteriia bacterium, the genomic window GTGATAGCGGGATCGAACTCAGCCAGCAAGGCGCGAGCTCGCTTGTTCTTGAAGAATGCCTGTCGGGAAGTTGCGTCAGGGGCCATGTGCTAGACCTCCATGACCTCCGCTTCCTTGCGCTTGAGCGCCTCATCGATCTGTGCGATGTGCGCGTCGGTGAGCTTCTGGACCTCGGCCTCGGCGCGACGAAGGTCGTCCTCCGAGATCTCGGCGTCCTTCTCGGCACGGGCGAGCTTGGCGTTGGCGTCGCGGCGGATGTTGCGCACGGCCACCTTCGCCTCCTCGGCGTAGTGCTTGCACTGCTTGACGAGGTCCCTACGACGCTCCTCAGTCAGCGGGGGGAACGGCAGACGGATGACCGAGCCATCGTTGGACGGCGTGATGCCCAGGTCGGAGGCCATAATCGCGTGCTCTATGGCCTTGAGCGCCGTC contains:
- the frr gene encoding ribosome recycling factor codes for the protein MSTTDVQNDARDHMGKAVKSLSHEFSTVRTGRATGAVLDDIKVDYYGTPTPISQIAGVKSPDPHMLMVEPWDKTALKAIEHAIMASDLGITPSNDGSVIRLPFPPLTEERRRDLVKQCKHYAEEAKVAVRNIRRDANAKLARAEKDAEISEDDLRRAEAEVQKLTDAHIAQIDEALKRKEAEVMEV